In one Desulfurellaceae bacterium genomic region, the following are encoded:
- a CDS encoding AAA family ATPase, translating into MIITQIRAENILRYAKLHLSELPSVGLIGISGPNESGKTSIVEIVCLALFGRTSTVEASQLTKIIKWGQFSGALWVDFRVRDGNTYTVSRQFDGDGTCTAQLAQTGSSIPLARGLEAVNEMIVQLGGFTYQRFVDSFYLAQRNVIAPEVLKQTVRVLSGIQTLNNISAECESEMRTAQDALIPIESKINAVQQQLADLNIQPAALVQLQAEHQSRLDALKQAEAERERTTSAANGLQTAVERVVGQVEQLAETAPAKSLDEWYDTARGLSAASQQLAEAYQAAGGDAAAGAGLNSWLSELENQLEAFEPVRQHLSARRESQSWLVGEGDRPAQANSDLQPLAQRRTALSDELSTARQRRLLMIGLGVLGLVATSGIPFVSQAVYALGTGTFAFVFLVLATLRAADVVCCRQELTRLDIQAEAIRGELQTLEQAEQLPVAEQVAVLQTVADERLSASVAGFVEGRGESLMTREG; encoded by the coding sequence ATGATTATCACCCAGATCCGGGCCGAGAATATCCTGCGCTACGCCAAGCTGCACCTGTCCGAGCTGCCCTCGGTCGGCCTCATCGGTATCAGCGGGCCGAACGAATCCGGCAAAACCTCAATCGTTGAGATCGTCTGCCTGGCGCTTTTCGGCCGGACCTCGACGGTCGAGGCCAGCCAGCTGACCAAGATCATCAAATGGGGGCAGTTTTCGGGCGCTCTGTGGGTCGATTTCAGGGTCCGGGACGGCAACACGTATACGGTCAGCCGCCAGTTTGATGGCGATGGTACCTGTACCGCCCAACTCGCCCAGACCGGATCGTCCATCCCCCTGGCACGCGGTCTGGAGGCGGTGAATGAGATGATCGTCCAGCTGGGCGGCTTCACCTACCAGCGTTTTGTCGATTCCTTCTATCTGGCCCAGCGGAATGTGATCGCTCCCGAGGTGTTGAAACAGACGGTCAGAGTGCTGTCCGGCATCCAGACCCTCAACAACATCTCCGCCGAGTGTGAGTCCGAGATGCGGACGGCTCAGGACGCCCTCATTCCAATCGAATCGAAAATCAACGCGGTTCAGCAACAGCTGGCCGACCTGAATATCCAACCCGCAGCCCTGGTCCAGCTCCAGGCCGAACACCAGTCCCGGCTGGACGCCTTGAAGCAGGCCGAGGCCGAGCGGGAGCGTACGACAAGCGCTGCAAACGGACTGCAAACCGCTGTCGAGCGGGTCGTCGGACAGGTTGAGCAACTGGCCGAAACCGCCCCGGCCAAATCGCTGGACGAGTGGTACGATACGGCCCGAGGTTTGAGCGCGGCCAGCCAACAGCTGGCCGAAGCGTATCAGGCCGCCGGGGGAGATGCGGCAGCCGGTGCCGGACTCAACTCGTGGCTGAGCGAGCTTGAGAACCAACTGGAAGCTTTTGAGCCGGTCCGTCAACACCTCTCGGCCCGGCGTGAGAGTCAGTCCTGGTTGGTGGGCGAGGGCGACCGTCCGGCCCAGGCCAACTCCGACCTCCAACCTCTGGCCCAGCGTCGGACGGCTCTGAGCGACGAACTCTCTACCGCTCGCCAACGACGCTTGCTGATGATCGGACTGGGCGTACTGGGTCTGGTGGCCACATCCGGCATCCCGTTTGTGAGCCAGGCCGTCTACGCACTTGGCACCGGTACGTTCGCCTTTGTCTTCCTGGTGCTGGCGACCTTACGGGCGGCCGATGTGGTGTGCTGCCGACAGGAACTCACCCGGCTCGATATCCAGGCTGAGGCGATCCGGGGGGAACTGCAAACACTTGAGCAGGCTGAACAGCTACCCGTGGCTGAGCAGGTGGCGGTTTTGCAGACCGTCGCCGATGAGCGGCTGTCGGCCTCGGTGGCCGGTTTTGTCGAGGGACGGGGAGAGTCTCTTATGACCCGAGAGGG